A window from Primulina eburnea isolate SZY01 chromosome 2, ASM2296580v1, whole genome shotgun sequence encodes these proteins:
- the LOC140822829 gene encoding rac-like GTP-binding protein 3 isoform X1, producing MSKNHTTMAANASRFIKCVTVGDGAVGKTCMLICYTSNKFPTDYIPTVFDNFSANVVVEATTVNLGLWDTAGQEDYNRLRPLSYRGADVFVLAFSLVSRASYENIVKKWIPELQHFAPGIPVVLVGTKLDLREDKLYLANHPGLVAVTTAQGEELRKQIGASYYIECSSKTQQNVKAVFDAAIKVVIKPPQKQREKKKPRRRCSRSGFFCGRCVCSE from the exons ATGAGTAAGAATCAT ACTACAATGGCCGCAAATGCTTCAAGATTCATCAAGTGTGTGACTGTGGGAGATGGTGCTGTAGGCAAGACTTGTATGCTTATTTGCTACACCAGTAACAAGTTCCCAACT GACTACATCCCAACTGTGTTTGATAACTTTAGCGCAAATGTTGTGGTTGAAGCAACTACAGTCAACTTGGGCCTTTGGGACACAGCTG GTCAAGAAGATTACAATAGATTGAGGCCATTGAGTTATCGAGGAGCGGATGTATTCGTGTTGGCGTTTTCATTAGTCAGCCGTGCAAGCTATGAGAACATAGTCAAGAAG TGGATCCCTGAGCTTCAGCATTTCGCTCCTGGAATTCCTGTCGTACTAGTCGGCACCAAACTTG ATCTTCGTGAAGATAAGCTCTACTTAGCTAATCATCCTGGATTAGTTGCTGTTACTACTGCACAG GGGGAAGAGCTGCGTAAGCAGATTGGTGCCTCGTACTACATTGAATGCAGCTCTAAAACTCAGCAG AATGTAAAAGCTGTGTTCGATGCTGCTATTAAGGTTGTAATCAAGCCACCACAAAAGCAAAGGGAGAAGAAAAAGCCGCGTAGAAGATGTAGCAG GAGTGGCTTCTTCTGTGGAAGATGTGTTTGTTCGGAATGA
- the LOC140822829 gene encoding rac-like GTP-binding protein 3 isoform X2: MAANASRFIKCVTVGDGAVGKTCMLICYTSNKFPTDYIPTVFDNFSANVVVEATTVNLGLWDTAGQEDYNRLRPLSYRGADVFVLAFSLVSRASYENIVKKWIPELQHFAPGIPVVLVGTKLDLREDKLYLANHPGLVAVTTAQGEELRKQIGASYYIECSSKTQQNVKAVFDAAIKVVIKPPQKQREKKKPRRRCSRSGFFCGRCVCSE, encoded by the exons ATGGCCGCAAATGCTTCAAGATTCATCAAGTGTGTGACTGTGGGAGATGGTGCTGTAGGCAAGACTTGTATGCTTATTTGCTACACCAGTAACAAGTTCCCAACT GACTACATCCCAACTGTGTTTGATAACTTTAGCGCAAATGTTGTGGTTGAAGCAACTACAGTCAACTTGGGCCTTTGGGACACAGCTG GTCAAGAAGATTACAATAGATTGAGGCCATTGAGTTATCGAGGAGCGGATGTATTCGTGTTGGCGTTTTCATTAGTCAGCCGTGCAAGCTATGAGAACATAGTCAAGAAG TGGATCCCTGAGCTTCAGCATTTCGCTCCTGGAATTCCTGTCGTACTAGTCGGCACCAAACTTG ATCTTCGTGAAGATAAGCTCTACTTAGCTAATCATCCTGGATTAGTTGCTGTTACTACTGCACAG GGGGAAGAGCTGCGTAAGCAGATTGGTGCCTCGTACTACATTGAATGCAGCTCTAAAACTCAGCAG AATGTAAAAGCTGTGTTCGATGCTGCTATTAAGGTTGTAATCAAGCCACCACAAAAGCAAAGGGAGAAGAAAAAGCCGCGTAGAAGATGTAGCAG GAGTGGCTTCTTCTGTGGAAGATGTGTTTGTTCGGAATGA
- the LOC140822830 gene encoding uncharacterized protein, translated as MHATLQPGDRSPKQVNTSSSTVQLKPGCDSGQNSGTNFPAQVKGKKRDRADHGADSVKRERSSRANDEDFVQFKPGINYKAEIARITEKGGVTDVDGVEKLIQLMQSDRMERNRDMLTRSMLAGVMAATDKVECLNRFVQLRGLPVLDEWLQEIHKGKIGDGNNLKDGDKSVEEFVLVLLRALDKLPVDLHALQTCNIGRSVNHLRSHKNLEIQRKARSLVDTWKKRVEAEMNSIDTKSGSAQAISVWPSKSRLPEASHGGSKTPSGSDIALKSSATQSYALKTTSTRPSHGDSNIKSTSSPGPLKSSSSPASGKESQPRVSSGGTPDVPLIKEDRSTSSIQSNNCCQSPSGKEDGRSSSAGLLPVNKISTSTIRTRKNSGIHGVPVTGIQKETSSSRGSLAQKTTVLEKSQPSSPFGRALEGPITEGSSHKLIVAISNQVRSPAHGVSGESLEDPGLMSSRASSPALLDKHEKFEHTSKDKTDSWQNNDSKDLLTGSGEGAGSPVALPEEERSVTTDDSRRLSEGLPKNQLKTSRSQISSFSPMNALIESCAKYSGANSSLSLEDNGGMNLLASVAAGEMSRSDLASPTDSTEISTPAVEENCGADEEKSKSSSENYMSAVPSKYCIDADDKEQSTLECSLVSEDGLHVPEKVSVKFTGDNECAPSHATEDVHSREGNNHLNSSSLDPRKNIHNNLDTVEKSNLKTDTISTENVMDDKFDEDIHEDTSRSIGSIGILNRKTHEIKVKMMEEKAGTVMDEGNLMTEFAGSKQLCEGDNKKDLSEGSSTGNNLQQKFTAIVVSGFAERENSVKLQQTACGENSVSKGVDEVNIGKSVEKGFKNFIIKSGLPNFSEEVVRNADIERHSLATSCSGSDDLKNQKGTNVESKKMLEHESPSERGCGVDHAGPQKTEFKGPKSSSIQTDEAQNRDSIVVEACSSAAGQTHTDTKIKFDLNEGFSADDGKYGEPVSLVSSGSTNVHIINSVPFSVNSALAGNSASITVAAAAKGPFVPPDDLVRSKGELGWKGSAATSAFRPAEPRKFLETAFGSMSNACSDASIGKQGRTPLDFDLNVPDERVLEEIASRDSAMAVGSTIGFVSNYATLLNDSLSSVIVPGSGGLDLDLNRVDEATENAYCSTSNYQKVEGSMARIKPLGGLPTGDVRRDFDLNDGPIVDNASAEHSCIRKQVKGGIPSQLHPPGLRMNSPGVGSYSSWFPPGNTYSTVTIPTILPDRGDPPFPVFPPGAPQRAFGVTPLTPDVYRGSVLSSSPAVPFSSSPFQFSVFPFGTTFPLPSATFSVGTNYADSSSGPRLFAPPVNSQFLGQIGPVASQFQRPYLVNLPDGSNNGMLENNRKWGRQGLDLNAGPGAMEEVREDSFAQHPVASTQVVVEDQARMYPVPGGISKRKEPEGGWDNESFRYKQFSWQ; from the coding sequence ATGCACGCAACATTGCAGCCTGGTGATCGATCTCCGAAGCAAGTTAATACTTCGTCTTCGACTGTACAACTGAAGCCTGGTTGTGACAGTGGTCAAAATAGTGGGACAAATTTTCCTGCTCAAGTCAAGGGAAAGAAGAGGGACAGAGCTGATCATGGTGCTGATTCTGTGAAAAGAGAACGGTCTTCTAGGGCCAATGATGAGGATTTTGTTCAATTCAAACCTGGAATTAATTACAAAGCCGAGATAGCGCGAATAACCGAAAAAGGAGGGGTCACCGATGTGGATGGGGTTGAGAAACTTATCCAGCTAATGCAATCAGACAGGATGGAGAGAAACAGGGATATGCTTACTCGGTCCATGCTTGCAGGTGTAATGGCTGCTACTGACAAGGTTGAGTGTCTTAATCGGTTTGTGCAGCTCAGGGGTTTGCCTGTGTTGGATGAATGGCTCCAGGAAATCCACAAAGGGAAGATTGGTGATGGTAATAATTTAAAGGATGGTGATAAATCTGTGGAAGAATTTGTTTTGGTTTTGCTTCGTGCGCTGGATAAATTACCTGTGGACCTTCATGCCCTTCAAACATGCAACATTGGTAGATCTGTGAATCATTTACGGTCACATAAAAACTTGGAAATCCAGAGAAAGGCACGGAGTTTGGTCGATACGTGGAAAAAACGTGTTGAAGCGGAAATGAATAGTATTGACACAAAGTCTGGTTCAGCCCAAGCTATATCTGTTTGGCCTTCTAAATCACGCCTTCCCGAGGCATCACATGGTGGTAGCAAAACTCCAAGTGGCTCTGACATTGCCTTGAAAAGCTCAGCCACTCAGAGTTATGCATTGAAAACCACTTCTACAAGGCCTTCACATGGGGATAGTAACATTAAATCTACGTCATCTCCTGGACCTTTGAAATCTTCTTCATCACCTGCATCTGGCAAGGAGAGCCAGCCTAGAGTTTCTTCTGGAGGCACTCCTGATGTCCCTCTAATCAAGGAGGACAGGAGTACTAGTTCTATTCAATCTAATAATTGCTGTCAGTCTCCTTCTGGGAAGGAGGACGGGAGGAGCTCTTCTGCAGGTTTACTTCCTGTTAACAAGATATCAACCAGTACTATTCGTACTCGAAAAAATAGTGGAATTCATGGAGTACCTGTAACTGGAATTCAGAAAGAAACTAGCTCTAGCAGAGGTTCATTAGCACAAAAGACTACTGTTTTGGAGAAGTCTCAACCCTCTTCGCCTTTTGGAAGGGCTCTTGAGGGGCCCATTACTGAAGGTAGCAGTCATAAGCTAATTGTTGCAATATCAAATCAGGTACGAAGTCCTGCACATGGTGTCAGTGGAGAGTCTCTAGAAGATCCCGGCTTAATGAGCAGCCGAGCTTCTTCTCCTGCACTTTTAGACAAGCATGAGAAGTTTGAGCACACTTCAAAGGACAAGACTGATTCATGGCAAAACAACGACTCAAAAGATTTGTTGACTGGGTCAGGAGAGGGTGCTGGTTCTCCTGTAGCTCTTCCTGAGGAAGAGCGAAGTGTAACCACCGATGATTCCAGGAGATTAAGTGAAGGACTCCCCAAAAATCAGTTGAAGACGTCAAGGTCGCAAATATCTTCTTTCAGCCCAATGAATGCTCTAATTGAGAGCTGTGCTAAATATTCTGGAGCAAATTCATCTTTGTCTCTTGAAGATAATGGTGGAATGAACTTGCTTGCTAGTGTGGCTGCAGGAGAAATGTCAAGATCTGACTTGGCTTCACCTACAGATTCTACAGAAATAAGCACTCCAGCTGTTGAAGAGAACTGCGGTGCAGATGAGGAAAAATCCAAGTCTTCCTCTGAAAATTACATGTCAGCAGTTCCAAGTAAGTATTGCATTGATGCTGATGATAAGGAGCAGTCTACTTTAGAGTGTAGTTTAGTGTCTGAGGATGGATTGCACGTGCCTGAAAAAGTATCAGTTAAGTTTACTGGTGACAATGAATGTGCTCCATCGCATGCTACGGAAGATGTACATAGCAGAGAGGGTAACAATCACTTGAATTCTTCTAGCTTGGATCCACGAAAAAATATTCACAATAACTTGGACACTGTTGAGAAGTCTAACTTAAAGACAGATACTATTTCAACCGAGAATGTTATGGATGACAAGTTCGATGAAGATATTCATGAAGACACTTCCAGAAGCATTGGTTCTATTGGTATTTTAAATCGCAAAACCCACGAAATTAAGGTCAAGATGATGGAGGAAAAGGCTGGTACTGTTATGGATGAGGGTAATTTAATGACTGAATTTGCTGGCTCAAAACAACTGTGTGAAGGTGACAACAAAAAGGATTTAAGTGAAGGATCAAGCACAGGAAATAATTTACAACAGAAATTTACTGCTATTGTTGTTTCTGGATTTGCAGAAAGAGAGAACAGTGTAAAGCTACAACAAACTGCATGTGGTGAGAATTCAGTCTCAAAAGGTGTTGATGAAGTCAACATTGGAAAATCTGTTGAAAAGGGTTTTAAGAATTTCATAATCAAGTCTGGATTGCCGAACTTCAGCGAGGAAGTAGTCAGGAATGCAGATATTGAAAGACATAGCTTGGCTACTTCTTGTTCCGGATCTGATGATTTAAAGAATCAGAAAGGCACAAATGTTGAAAGCAAAAAGATGTTAGAGCATGAATCACCTTCTGAGAGAGGATGCGGTGTGGATCATGCAGGTCCACAAAAGACCGAGTTTAAAGGTCCTAAGTCTTCTAGCATTCAAACAGATGAAGCTCAGAATCGTGATTCTATTGTTGTAGAGGCTTGTTCCTCTGCTGCAGGACAAACACATACAGACACCAAAATAAAGTTTGATTTAAATGAAGGTTTTAGTGCCGATGATGGGAAATATGGGGAGCCCGTCAGTTTAGTATCCTCTGGTTCAACAAATGTCCATATTATTAACTCGGTACCGTTCTCTGTAAATTCTGCCTTGGCCGGTAACTCTGCTTCCATTACTGTTGCTGCTGCCGCTAAAGGTCCTTTTGTTCCTCCAGATGACTTAGTGAGAAGTAAAGGGGAACTTGGGTGGAAGGGATCTGCTGCTACTAGCGCATTTCGGCCAGCTGAACCCAGAAAATTTCTTGAAACGGCATTTGGTTCAATGAGTAACGCATGTTCTGATGCTTCAATAGGTAAACAGGGTCGCACACCCTTGGATTTTGATCTTAATGTACCGGATGAGAGAGTTCTCGAGGAAATAGCTTCTCGAGATTCTGCTATGGCTGTTGGTTCGACAATTGGTTTTGTAAGTAATTATGCTACTTTGCTGAATGACTCCCTGAGTTCTGTAATTGTCCCTGGCTCTGGAGGGCTGGATCTAGATTTGAATAGGGTTGATGAAGCAACTGAAAATGCTTATTGCTCCACCAGCAACTATCAGAAAGTAGAGGGTTCCATGGCACGCATTAAACCTTTAGGTGGTTTACCTACCGGTGATGTTCGGAGGGATTTTGATCTCAATGATGGGCCTATTGTTGATAATGCTAGTGCTGAGCACAGCTGTATCAGGAAGCAAGTCAAGGGTGGTATACCATCTCAATTGCATCCTCCAGGACTTAGAATGAATAGTCCTGGGGTGGGAAGTTACTCATCTTGGTTTCCACCTGGAAATACTTACTCAACAGTGACAATTCCTACAATATTACCCGATCGAGGTGACCCACCTTTTCCAGTTTTTCCCCCTGGTGCGCCTCAGAGGGCATTTGGTGTCACCCCACTTACTCCTGATGTCTATCGAGGATCGGTTTTGTCATCATCTCCTGCTGTCCCTTTCTCATCTAGTCCTTTCCAGTTTTCTGTCTTTCCCTTTGGGACTACTTTTCCTCTACCTTCAGCCACCTTCTCAGTTGGAACAAATTATGCAGATTCCTCATCTGGTCCTAGGTTGTTTGCACCTCCTGTAAATTCACAGTTTCTGGGACAGATTGGTCCTGTGGCATCCCAATTTCAAAGACCGTACTTAGTTAACCTTCCAGATGGTAGCAACAACGGCATGCTGGAGAACAACAGAAAGTGGGGCAGACAAGGTCTGGATCTCAATGCAGGCCCTGGAGCCATGGAAGAAGTCAGGGAGGATTCATTCGCACAACATCCTGTTGCCAGCACACAAGTTGTAGTAGAGGATCAAGCCCGGATGTATCCAGTTCCTGGTGGTATTTCGAAGAGGAAGGAGCCTGAAGGCGGTTGGGACAACGAGAGTTTTAGATACAAGCAGTTTTCGTGGCAGTAG
- the LOC140824540 gene encoding L10-interacting MYB domain-containing protein-like yields MYSKLAPKRGLSNPSQLPRYTIETVELGFVADGNNKADWTDQNTEIFLKICEEEIESGNMPTKHLNKTGYTNLVSKFHERTELSLNKKQFKNKWDSMRKYFALWAQLIGNNEIGFGWDHNKMTVQADNSWWEDKIKENPEYAKFRLRGPKNLDLLEKIFKGSIATGYAAIAPSEDQPIHNNFNDDTNDWDVQLDGEFQSDVYINIESHEFMENSTMGADTSMQQKKRKRRESGEKRGLIATRLADQLVRVLQEFEAQKSIHETPKDDPCSIENCLEVLRSLPGMVVGSEQFFIVTRVLGKKHNRQTFIGLKDSELQLG; encoded by the exons ATGTATTCGAAGTTAGCTCCTAAACGAGGATTATCAAATCCAAGTCAATTACCTAGATATACGATTGAGACTGTTGAACTTGGATTTGTTGCTGATGGGAATAATAAGGCGGATTGGACTGATCAGAATAccgaaatatttttaaaaatttgtgagGAAGAAATTGAATCTGGCAATATGCCTACCAAACATTTAAACAAAACGGGGTACACAAATTTAGTTTCAAAATTTCATGAGAGAACGGAACTTTCTTTGAATAAAAAACAATTCAAAAATAAATGGGATtctatgagaaaatattttgcaCTGTGGGCACAACTTATTGGAAATAATGAGATTGGCTTTGGTTGGGATCATAACAAGATGACCGTGCAAGCTGATAATAGTTGGTGGGAGGATAAGATTAAG GAAAATCCCGAGTATGCAAAGTTTAGATTGAGGGGACCCAAGAATTTAGATTTATTGGAAAAGATATTTAAAGGTTCCATAGCAACTGGCTATGCTGCAATAGCACCATCAGAGGATCAACcaattcataataatttcaaCGATGATACAAATGATTGGGATGTTCAGTTAGATGGAGAGTTTCAAAGTGATGTTTATATTAATATTGAAAGCCACGAATTTATGGAAAACTCAACAATGGGAGCTGACACCTCTATGCagcaaaagaagagaaaaagaaGGGAGAGTGGGGAAAAAAGAGGTCTCATTGCCACTAGGTTAGCCGATCAACTTGTTCGTGTCCTTCAAGAATTTGAGGCTCAAAAGTCTATACACGAAACACCAAAAGATGATCCATGTAgcattgaaaattgtttggaggTTCTTCGTAGTTTGCCTGGTATGGTGGTTGGCAGTGAGCAATTCTTCATAGTTACTAGAGTTTTGGGTAAAAAGCATAATAGGCAAACATTTATCGGATTGAAGGACTCGGAACTGCAGCTTGGTTAG
- the LOC140822832 gene encoding uncharacterized protein, with amino-acid sequence MFLTRIFGRTLYAAAKSEASAAAAAASKLPHNPLEEFFEADRNPEDDKPVVYGRSWKASELRLKSWDDLNKLWYVLLKEKNMLMTQRQMLHAQNLRFPNPERVPKVRKSMCRIKHVLTERALDEPDARRSAEMKRMINSL; translated from the exons ATGTTTTTGACAAGGATATTTGGGAGGACGCTATACGCTGCTGCCAAATCTGAGGCTtcagctgctgctgctgctgcttctAAGCTTCCGCATAACCCACTTGAGGAGTTCTTCGAGGCTGATAGGAACCCGGAGGATGATAAACCGGTTGTCTATG GTAGGAGTTGGAAGGCTTCTGAACTGCGTCTCAAGTCTTGGGATGACCTTAACAAGCTCTGGTATGTCCTTCTGAAGGAAAAGAATATGTTGATGACTCAGCGGCAGATGCTTCATGCTCAAAACCTACGTTTTCCCAATCCAGAGCGTGTCCCAAAG GTAAGAAAGTCAATGTGCCGAATTAAACATGTGCTGACTGAGAGAGCTCTGGATGAACCAGATGCTAGGAGGTCGGCAGAGATGAAAAGGATGATCAACTCCTTATAA
- the LOC140822833 gene encoding nucleobase-ascorbate transporter 6-like isoform X1 translates to MAAKAADEPVPHLPKDQLPNVAYCITSPPPWPEAIILGFQHYLVMLGTTVMIPTALVPQMGGGNEEKAKVIQTLLFVSGLNTLLQTWFGTRLPAVIGGSYTFVAPTISIILSGRWSDPDPISKFKKIMRATQGALIVASTVQIVLGFSGLWRNVVRFLSPISVVPLVSVAGFGLYEFGFPGVAKCIEIGLPQLVLLVLFSQYLVHLIRPGKYLLDRFSVLFSVVIVWIYAHFLTVGGAYNGKPTNTQISCRTDRAGLIDAAPWIRVPYPFQWGAPSFDAGEAFAMMMAAFVALIESSGGFVGLSRYASATPLPPSIFSRGVGWQGIAILLSGIFGTGNGSSVAIENIGLIALTRVGSRRVVQISAGFMIFFSVLGKFGAVFASIPMPIVAALYCVFFAYVGSGGLSFLQFCQLNSFRNLFILSFSTFLGLSIPQYFNEYTAINGYGPVHTSGRWFNDMVNVPFSSKAFVAGIVSYFLDTTLHKQDAQVRKDRGKHWWDKFKDFKTDTRSGEFYSLPLNLNKYFPSV, encoded by the exons ATGGCAGCAAAGGCAGCAGATGAGCCAGTACCACATTTACCAAAAGACCAGCTTCCAAATGTTGCTTACTGCATTACCAGCCCTCCTCCATGGC CCGAAGCCATAATTCTTGGATTCCAGCATTATCTGGTGATGCTTGGCACGACTGTTATGATTCCTACGGCCTTGGTACCTCAAATGGGAGGAGGAAAT GAGGAGAAAGCGAAAGTTATTCAGACGCTGCTGTTTGTTTCTGGTTTGAACACGCTGTTGCAGACATGGTTCGGAACCAGATTACCTGCTGTAATTGGAGGTTCATACACCTTTGTTGCCCCCACAATTTCGATTATTCTGTCTGGCAGATGGAGTGATCCTGACCCAATATCG AAGTTCAAGAAGATAATGAGGGCCACACAGGGTGCACTTATTGTTGCTTCAACAGTCCAGATAGTCCTGGGTTTCAGTGGTCTTTGGCGTAATGTTGTGAG GTTTCTGAGTCCAATTTCCGTTGTCCCTTTGGTTTCTGTAGCTGGTTTTGGGCTCTATGAGTTTGGTTTTCCAGGA GTTGCCAAATGCATTGAAATCGGGTTGCCACAGCTCGTCCTTTTGGTTCTCTTCTCTCAG TATTTGGTCCACCTCATACGTCCCGGGAAGTATCTCTTGGACCGGTTTTCAGTTTTATTCTCCGTGGTGATTGTATGGATTTATGCTCATTTTCTTACTGTGGGTGGTGCCTACAATGGAAAGCCAACAAATACGCAAATAAGCTGCAGAACTGATCGTGCTGGACTTATAGATGCTGCTCCCTG GATAAGAGTTCCATATCCGTTCCAATGGGGGGCACCTTCATTTGATGCTGGCGAAGCCTTCGCCATGATGATGGCAGCGTTTGTGGCCCTCATAGAG TCTAGTGGTGGCTTTGTTGGATTGTCGAGATATGCGAGTGCGACACCCTTGCCACCATCTATTTTCAGCCGTGGCGTAGGCTGGCAG GGTATTGCTATCTTGTTGTCTGGAATTTTTGGAACTGGGAATGGATCATCAGTGGCTAT TGAGAATATTGGGCTGATAGCACTGACACGAGTTGGCAGTAGAAGAGTAGTGCAGATATCTGCTGGATTCATGATTTTCTTCTCTGTTCTGG GGAAATTTGGAGCAGTCTTTGCTTCAATTCCAATGCCTATTGTGGCTGCGTTGTACTGTGTCTTCTTTGCTTATGTTG GCTCGGGTGGTTTGAGTTTCTTGCAGTTCTGCCAACTTAACAGCTTCAGGAACTTGTTCATATTAAGCTTTTCAACTTTTCTTGGCTTGTCGATTCCCCAGTACTTTAACGAATACACTGCCATCAATGGATACGGCCCGGTCCACACATCTGGCCGATGG TTCAACGACATGGTAAACGTCCCCTTTTCCTCCAAAGCATTTGTAGCTGGTATAGTTTCATACTTTCTTGACACCACTTTACACAAGCAAGATGCACAAGTACGGAAAGATAGAGGAAAACATTGGTGGGACAAGTTCAAAGACTTCAAGACTGATACCAGAAGTGGGGAATTCTACTCCCTTCccctcaatctcaacaaatattTCCCATCTGTCTAA
- the LOC140822833 gene encoding nucleobase-ascorbate transporter 6-like isoform X2 has product MNAEAIILGFQHYLVMLGTTVMIPTALVPQMGGGNEEKAKVIQTLLFVSGLNTLLQTWFGTRLPAVIGGSYTFVAPTISIILSGRWSDPDPISKFKKIMRATQGALIVASTVQIVLGFSGLWRNVVRFLSPISVVPLVSVAGFGLYEFGFPGVAKCIEIGLPQLVLLVLFSQYLVHLIRPGKYLLDRFSVLFSVVIVWIYAHFLTVGGAYNGKPTNTQISCRTDRAGLIDAAPWIRVPYPFQWGAPSFDAGEAFAMMMAAFVALIESSGGFVGLSRYASATPLPPSIFSRGVGWQGIAILLSGIFGTGNGSSVAIENIGLIALTRVGSRRVVQISAGFMIFFSVLGKFGAVFASIPMPIVAALYCVFFAYVGSGGLSFLQFCQLNSFRNLFILSFSTFLGLSIPQYFNEYTAINGYGPVHTSGRWFNDMVNVPFSSKAFVAGIVSYFLDTTLHKQDAQVRKDRGKHWWDKFKDFKTDTRSGEFYSLPLNLNKYFPSV; this is encoded by the exons ATGAATG CCGAAGCCATAATTCTTGGATTCCAGCATTATCTGGTGATGCTTGGCACGACTGTTATGATTCCTACGGCCTTGGTACCTCAAATGGGAGGAGGAAAT GAGGAGAAAGCGAAAGTTATTCAGACGCTGCTGTTTGTTTCTGGTTTGAACACGCTGTTGCAGACATGGTTCGGAACCAGATTACCTGCTGTAATTGGAGGTTCATACACCTTTGTTGCCCCCACAATTTCGATTATTCTGTCTGGCAGATGGAGTGATCCTGACCCAATATCG AAGTTCAAGAAGATAATGAGGGCCACACAGGGTGCACTTATTGTTGCTTCAACAGTCCAGATAGTCCTGGGTTTCAGTGGTCTTTGGCGTAATGTTGTGAG GTTTCTGAGTCCAATTTCCGTTGTCCCTTTGGTTTCTGTAGCTGGTTTTGGGCTCTATGAGTTTGGTTTTCCAGGA GTTGCCAAATGCATTGAAATCGGGTTGCCACAGCTCGTCCTTTTGGTTCTCTTCTCTCAG TATTTGGTCCACCTCATACGTCCCGGGAAGTATCTCTTGGACCGGTTTTCAGTTTTATTCTCCGTGGTGATTGTATGGATTTATGCTCATTTTCTTACTGTGGGTGGTGCCTACAATGGAAAGCCAACAAATACGCAAATAAGCTGCAGAACTGATCGTGCTGGACTTATAGATGCTGCTCCCTG GATAAGAGTTCCATATCCGTTCCAATGGGGGGCACCTTCATTTGATGCTGGCGAAGCCTTCGCCATGATGATGGCAGCGTTTGTGGCCCTCATAGAG TCTAGTGGTGGCTTTGTTGGATTGTCGAGATATGCGAGTGCGACACCCTTGCCACCATCTATTTTCAGCCGTGGCGTAGGCTGGCAG GGTATTGCTATCTTGTTGTCTGGAATTTTTGGAACTGGGAATGGATCATCAGTGGCTAT TGAGAATATTGGGCTGATAGCACTGACACGAGTTGGCAGTAGAAGAGTAGTGCAGATATCTGCTGGATTCATGATTTTCTTCTCTGTTCTGG GGAAATTTGGAGCAGTCTTTGCTTCAATTCCAATGCCTATTGTGGCTGCGTTGTACTGTGTCTTCTTTGCTTATGTTG GCTCGGGTGGTTTGAGTTTCTTGCAGTTCTGCCAACTTAACAGCTTCAGGAACTTGTTCATATTAAGCTTTTCAACTTTTCTTGGCTTGTCGATTCCCCAGTACTTTAACGAATACACTGCCATCAATGGATACGGCCCGGTCCACACATCTGGCCGATGG TTCAACGACATGGTAAACGTCCCCTTTTCCTCCAAAGCATTTGTAGCTGGTATAGTTTCATACTTTCTTGACACCACTTTACACAAGCAAGATGCACAAGTACGGAAAGATAGAGGAAAACATTGGTGGGACAAGTTCAAAGACTTCAAGACTGATACCAGAAGTGGGGAATTCTACTCCCTTCccctcaatctcaacaaatattTCCCATCTGTCTAA